cgaaatcaagagattccaacctacggcggcttttcgtttttgagcttttaagagattgtaatcacatttccacatatttggcacctacaacacaacagagtaagacatggcgaatcttttgataccaaataactgtaatgtgaattttgttgcaagtcaacctttaagataatttactcattctaATTTCACAAGAACAGCCAAGTCTTAtctttcaaattatattatttagacaactcatatcccttttatgtagattcgggcctcaaagaaggtagtttcaggaaatctctaattttgaaaaaattgtcatttgcaaagttagatttgcaaatgaaagttgcaaaatatacaaagtttgactgaaattacttatttattacatacaatacatagttCTGAGTATTATTGatacatatgcagttagtcatgaacatgaaaatcatgaaactaaCTTTTCCTCACGAGTATCATCCCTCAAACAAAAGtatagcaaatctatatgccaatataactcaaataaaacgtcatgaaaatgtttcaaataataaaaatatgttcaacaactctgttcttgacttttcagacttcatagacagctctaagaatcaatatgatcctatcgaaactgaaagataacgttaGTCTGACTGCAGCTGGCAGCTCGAAgattgcatttttatttgagcataacgattcaatttggcgaaattaaaagttgataaaaactttgaaacattaaaaataacgttttaatttaatttatgcagtctttcaatgtcttaccacttctgaatctgcatatttacttcgtgagttttgaaaaaaaattatcgcGAACGATAAAATCTCAAGTCGGCACGGTGATTTcggttttggtagatattgaaatgggtgtactaatttggttataacttttgccagggACGTCATAGAGGCATAATTTAAAGTTATGTAAtggtaatctatcaaatgctacatatatatattcatgaacaagtgacatgtaatataattatggttcatttatgtcacttgttcatgaatatatatttgtagtatttaatagattatcattacataacttataaatttccagatttatagcatattatttgatagcaacaTTGTCGCAATCTGATCTTGCAATCGTttgacgctcgtaactccttttctattgcacataaaaagctagtttttgttGCAAACTGTAGCTAACatatgagtgcaatgagcttttacacaacatttgtaaatatagatatacaataaaaaatatgtcttcaaatttagtataaaataaaaattgcaaagcagggcccaggctataatatcatcgcaggttaattgcaagcaatagatatcaactggtaaagatatttctcggtttttcaattcaaaattattgaaaactctttgacaagttggaggtaagttagcagatttattgcatccaaaaaggtTTAATAATCGCACCACTGAAAAGAGTGGCAATATTCGCTTcacccgtaaaagggctaaatgtATCTCCCCAAAAATCTCACgagtcatttgaaaaatacaacacccgcctctatttgaacgccacctctaattgaccgctACTAGGGTCGAAGGGTTGAAAATAaagcaccatggcattcaattagaggttttacagtaattactatgggtttctataccacaaTATAACATTTTTGCCTTTGGAGGCCatcactggaacgaattaatatcgtatggtGAGGGTTCATTGTACAAgatgaattttttttacatgAATTGCACTTGTCAATGTGTGTTTTCAGAGGCAGAGGGCGGGGCAACTATTACTCTCCATACTGAAGGCAATTAGTTTGAAATCTGCTGCTCGACGTGAGACATAGCTACGGTACCCTACACAGTCTGACACCTTGGTTGACCTTGTACATAATGATGGATCTGTGTGAATGTGTACATTGACTGTTATCCGCCTTCCTTATAGTTATCTCATGCACTAGCAGACGTAAACTGCTCGATGTCCAATGTACATATGATGATACAAGcctatttatattacaaaatggAACATGTGAGTGTATTGTAGGTCTCTATATTTGGCATTTACTGTCTATTTTATCATGTGCTAGCCAAAAAACGGTTTGAGCACAAATACAAAAGAAAGAATAACTccaaaaaaatattgataaaagaTACTTTCAAAATTACAAGCACCACAATTACAATTGGATGAAGCATAAAATGGAAATCCAAAATCTTGTTTAttaaatttgaattttctcCTAATCAAAGCTGATGACGAAAAGACGAAACACATTGTTGGGCATCCATCTAGTCATCCTTGTTTTTCCCATGTGAAGAGAATGTAAACATCAATATGATCTTCATTAATCCTATGACAACAAAAGGCAGTGCTGGTCCCTACAAAGACAAACAATTGCTCTTTAGATGTCAACAGAAAAACCCATTTTCTTGTCTGCCACTCAAAGAAATTGACTAATGGCTTGAAGTTACCATTGTATGTACGTTGTGATGCTGAATGTGATGGGAGACTGTCTACTACACACTGGAGTGCAAGAGGACTGTGTTGACATTTTAACAACGCAGCCAAACATGGCTAGTCTACCACAACATTCAGGCAAGCGCATTGCAAGTATTTGCCATTCATATCTTGTAGTTGAATCAAGTCTTTACAGACAAAATTGATGGAATAGCGATGCTAAATTTGCGAGAACATCCCTTGTTTACTAGGAAAGCAGCATTCCAAGTGTGGTTAGCCTAGCAAAATGAATGTGCAAACATACAGACTCTTTGTCAGTCAAGTAAACTAGTCAGGAACTTGGCGAATGGGAAGGGATACATCATAAATAAGTGACAGAGATATTGAATAGGTTTAACACAATGGTGTAAAGTTTACACCTAGTTTCACTGTAAACGAACTCGACCTGCTACCACAGAAGATGTGCTGAAAAGTTTACTCACATATATAAAAAGGTCATTGAGAAGCAATCCATAGGTTATCCAAAGTGCATTGCTCAACATCCCAAACATCAGCATCGTTAGGTCGAACCTTGCAGATTTGGCTTTCACTGCACTAATCTAAAATCGTGTAAACCAAAACTAGTTTGTTGGCAAATCACAACACTCCGAAGTGGCATAAAGCCAGTAGTTACTGATTTGCCTAATGGCATTCTGAATGACACAGTAATAACTCGCTGGATCATCCGAAGCAATTTCAAATAAAAGATATCAACCAAAAAAGTATTCATGTAAGGCAAAAATGGATCAGTTTGATGTTTTTGGAGTTGCTTTTCCTTATGTCAGTTTTTAATGCTTGAactgacatacatgtagctgtgcAAATCAATTGTGACTTGAAGTTTTATATTCAGGGTTTTAAAATGGCTAGGCAAAGATGTCTAAGAAACTTAGCGCTAATGCATTAATCTCTTTTTCCTTCTGATATTATATGAGATTATCACTTTTCAATACTACAAAGTAGAATTTTTAAATGCAAATACGaacatataaaaacaacaatttGTGGCATAATGGGGTCATAACTAAATGCAGCCCGTAGCGAGTAAAAAGACTACATGACTTATTGTCATTTGGAGATATTTAGACTGGTTGAATGCAGGCGccttttatacatatatagtagagctgccccgattttggtatcggaatcggtatcggtgccgatatgagtgtcaagtatctgaatcggtatcggccgatcttatcttaaaaaatctgaaccttccgatactttttacagatcaaccatttagcagaaaactgtattttagcctgctatactaataaaaaatcatcagctgtaagcttcttacttttacttaatgaatttcaggcctgccacacaatttatttcatgtctatagcctgatcaacacagcgaaggaaactttttagccagaacgtaaacaaaaagtgtggtatttcccaattacagataggttttattgcaagcaatcacgaacaagataacaaaagtgggaaacaagaacgcagtgtaatatttttatttgctagcattacgaaagtaatttaaacagtcgacgcataaagctatccatcactctcttgatcctgacgatacaatggatcgtttgtattgtacaaaaaacggtaaccccagtggcgtatcggtatgtaacctgtcctccaacatctgttacaagggaatcccccttcagtacgctcggctacattgataatgatggaagaaaagagacgtcttactgagataattgaatcactaacggtttttaaaagaaacattgatttgctctaaacttgtacagacaCAGCAGTTCAttcaacaatagaagagggacttcgttatcacagatagaattgtaccactaacagtaattacctttatttacaaattacaagaaacatggactgttttgttactacatgcacggtatgtcagtatgtgaatatgtatatatttttttccataaatgcaaacaattaaatacaataatattcatgttttctttgcattatgtttgtatttgcataataaaatgagttactatctatgcaacacaaaagatctgaatcggattatttttcaattaggatcggtatatcggatcggtatctgaatcggctggtgaatttagaatcggggcatctctaatatATAGCACCAATACTCTACATGCTTCTGTGATATTTGTGCTTTTATAGAGGTCATAAAATCAACCCAAAATACAAAATGATGAATCTCAAGCAAAGGTGCTACATATGAACTGATAATTGCTAGTCACTGTGGTTTATTAAGGTGCTTGTAGAAATGCCCATGTAAAAATGTCTAGCAGCCATACAAAAACTAACACTGCATAGTGATTGAGAAAACCTGATAAGCTACATACCACTTCAAGGATCGTCGAACAGTTCATAAGAAAGAAGATGGCACTGGTAGAGGATCCAATGAGATTGAGTCTCTCATCGAGCTGTGAGCTGTCGTAGCTGTGATAGGCACCATAGAGACCAGCTAGGTAGGTCGCAGCAACAGTCAAGTATATCATACAGTCTGTCTATAAAACAATAGCTGATTGCATGCTCTAATAGAACCAAGTGTTACCTAGCCTTCCTTGACAAACTGGTGAttttgcagagttgtccccGTTAAGcggggcgagcaaaacaacagcctGTCACAAAACGCACtacacctgatgcatcagctgcacttgaagggagttgttctcttccgtctatgcggcttggctgcgatgttgtaggtcgctccattggtaatcataacggatgtTGCGCTAAAgtttatatagaaaaaaaagATAACTGTTCAACCTGAGACCAGTCTTtgtggtaaactttagtagaacttaggaataaaataaattaataataaaatcaataagaacaaataaaactgactgatacaaaaatagaaatataactgactgagcgcacgaataacgacatgtttagtcgctgttgttgcctaagttcctaagttctactaaagtttaccaccGAGACTGGTATCTGGTTAAacttttatcttattttttctacataaatatctGCGCGTcatccgttatgattactaatggagcgaccgacaacATCgaaaccaagccgcatagatggaagagaacaactccctttcagctgatgcatcaggtgcagtgcttATTGTGAcgagctgttgttttgctcgccgcACTTgccgggggacaactccgcaaaaacaacagtttgtaaAGAGAGGCTAAGTGCTACTTTGCTATACAAGTTATAACAAGTTGTCTAACTAACCAGCATGAACTCATCAGTCAGAAGGAGACAAAATTACAGCTAAGGAAATGCCAAAAAGATGCATAAGGGATAAATGTCTATCCACGAAACACACGCACAACTTAGTAGCTATGGCAGTACATGAAACagcatttaaaaacaaaaccaaCTTAAATACTACATGCTCTGCTTGCAGAATTGACACAGTTAAAGGTATGACACTtgcatttttcattgttttacGCGGTACTAACTTTATCATGCTTACATGATGCCACAACCAATTATGGATTTGTCTCCCCTGTTCTGCACATCAGCATGATGACATGTTGATGACTAGCCACTTTAATAGCTGACTATAAAATACATCATACTGAAGCTTTTAACGAAAAATTGTGGTTTTATATTTGAGGACAGTTAATGTTGAGTGTGCTTGAATGTGCCATTTTAGGGCAGTTAACTTTCAGTGTGTTTCAAAGTGCTACTTTTAAATATTGAAGATATTcatgaaaacaaaaatgtaactGGCATTGGCCTTGCTTGGAGCTAATGTAATGAGCGACATAATATTGCTTGTATTGAAAGGGAAATGACAATGCacccataattatattaaaaataaatttgttgtaACAAAGTTGGCtcacataaattttttcaaaagtcTCAGCATAAAAAATCAAATCCATTTTTTAGTTAGTTCAGTCACGTTTCTCATTAACCTTCATACCTGCTCATGCACGAATGCACCAAATAATGATACACTTTTACATGAAGAAATTATTTTCCGTTAGTGTGAAGTTGTTGACCAGGTAACCATTTTAGCAAAGTAAGCACTCCCCGTTGCCACCACAACTATTTTAAGCAAACCAAATAAGCAAGAGTAAGCAACTACCACAATGCGCTGATCAATCATAAGAAGCTTGATCTGGCAACCTCTGTTACCCACTATCGTCCAATCTAAGAAGCAGCAATTGCATGCTCAACGATGCTTATACGAACAGTAATAAGAGTTTCAAGGAATATCAGCAGTGCCCATTTTGGAATATGGACGACAATGTACTTGCAGAGGCGTACTTGATAGAGAACTGAAACAAAGAGACACAAGTACTGACCATTAAACTATTCGAACACAACTAGTTAAATGCTGACCTCTGAAGCCTATATAAAAAATCattcaaatatcaaaaatatgAAGTTGCCTACACTGAGATTGACTACGGATTAGGCTTGCAAGAGAAAACAACCAACAACAAAGCACATTCAAATAGGTCTTTTGCGTCAACACTGTATGGTCAGTATGCTTGAAAAAAGGAGTTTTGCTAAAGAATCTCTGGGAACAGAAAAAAATAATCTTTTGCCAAGGATTCTTTGCATAAAAGGCTTGTTGTTGACAAGCCATGAATTGTTAAAGATATCTGTATCCCTGATAACAAGTTACCTGTAATCCAGCGAGTAGAATGAAGGAAAGGACATAGTATGTGTTGGTGAGCACCTGGAGGCCATTCAGAACATAGAGTGTAGGGTTGTTCTGGAGCAGCCCATAGGCAAACATTCCGACAGCCCTGGTGGAACAGACAGTATATTGTCAAAAATTGGCTGAATGGGTGCTGTACATTTCCACAGGCGGCAGTTGGGCTTGCTCTGTTCAGTATTACATAGCAACTGGGACCATCAGGTACATTGTTAGGTAGCACCTGAGACAGTCTTGTACATTGGCATGTAGCAACAGGGGCTGCCCCGTACATTGTCACATGGCACCTGAGACTGTCATGTACATTGTCACATAGCACCTGAGACTGCCCCGTACATTGTCACATAGCACCTGAGACTGTCATGTACATTGTCACATGGCACCTGAGACTGTCCTGTGCATTGTCACATGGCACCTGGGTGTAACAGTCAATGTTACGATACTAAAGGCTCTCTTTATGTGAAAAAGTTGTGATCAAGTTAAATAGGCTACAAAAGGCAAATGCTTCATCCCCTGCTGGTCAACTCTCCGTTGAGGTCAACTCTCCGTTGAGACAGCTATGCAATGAATTAGTCCTTGGCTAAGCTAACTCCATTGTGAAATAATCAAAGCGAGTAAATTGAGGAAATTAAATTAGAAATCTAGACTACTGCAACCctctagaatgttctagaatgaACATAGACActtgtaattaatatttttatcacAAGTTCTGAGTGACTGAACTATTTCACTCTGTCTGATTAACTAGACAAACACAATCTCCATACTGCACACAGCAACACATTACGCATTCAAAATAGGTCTGTTATCATTGCTGCAGATTTCACAGCACTGTATTCTTGGATGAAGAGTTTGGTTTTAATATAGCCAATCCACACTGAGCATCGTATAGCACAAAATAAAAGCTGCACACTAGGAACAACTGGCGGACATGTTTTTCAAATGCTCATGTTCTTATAAGAAACATTAATTAAAATGCAAACATCCTTTTATTGATATGACTCACCCACATAGCCCGATGATGAAAAATAGTGTAGGCCACCCTGCAGTCTTTCCAGTTTTCCACATTTTCAGCGAACCAGGACTACAACAGCAGAGACCAGACACTAACTATCTGATACAATTGTATCAACAATAATCGACAACGTCACTTTATGAGCCAgtaatataaattgtatataattataaaggAACACACGTGACAAGTATTTGTAACTTATGAGTGCTATAAAGAATGGAGCAACTCACATTCCAGCGAGAATGTTAAAAAGTCCAACGGCTTGCAGGGAACGCTCCAAAACCTCCATGTTGAAGAGCCTGCAGGTTGCTTTCACAAATCTGCAATATGTTTGAGTATGAAGGAGCTAGCAAGTCGCGTCTTACATAGCGTACACCTAGCTAACTAGCAAGGTAACTGTTTGCTGCTTAATCGTGGTCCAAACAAGGTGATAATCAAACCATggttaccataaaacctg
Above is a window of Watersipora subatra chromosome 3, tzWatSuba1.1, whole genome shotgun sequence DNA encoding:
- the LOC137390050 gene encoding sugar transporter SWEET1-like: MEVLERSLQAVGLFNILAGIPGSLKMWKTGKTAGWPTLFFIIGLCGAVGMFAYGLLQNNPTLYVLNGLQVLTNTYYVLSFILLAGLQTDCMIYLTVAATYLAGLYGAYHSYDSSQLDERLNLIGSSTSAIFFLMNCSTILEVISAVKAKSARFDLTMLMFGMLSNALWITYGLLLNDLFIYGPALPFVVIGLMKIILMFTFSSHGKNKDD